TTATGGTCCTTGATGGGGGCCACCAGCAGCACTCCCGGCCGGCCAAGGTCCAGGGATTTGGAGTGTCCTGGGGTGTGGAGGTGCACATCGGGGCTGAGCTCCACAAGCGGCTCCATTCCAGGACAGCTGTCATCCATGCTGATGACAATGTggccaccaccaccatcaccatccTGGCTACAGGGTGCAGTGCTGTCACCAATGGAGAGCGGAGCCCGGGAGAGCTGTGATGTTTTGGGAGGATGCTCAGCAGGgcccctctctgccctctcaccagtcccctgtgctgccctgtccAGCAAGCAGTTGTTGAGTTTGATGATGGGCAATGTCAAAGCCCCCATGGCCGAGGACAGGAGGGACTCGGCTCCAGTGCGGCGCGGGCGCGGGAGGCTCAGGTTGACCTCGGTGGAGCGGAGGCTGCGGAGAGAGGTTGCGGGGGAAGCTGCCGGGTGCTGTAGGAACTCAGCCATGGCCTGGAGCTGGTTGGGGCCGTAGCAGTCAGACCActtgctgccagggctggggcagggctgacAGGACAGGTCCACCTGGTAACAGCCCTCCATGCACTCAGCATTGGCCTTGGGGAAGGGCTGGCTGTCCCCGTGCTGACAGTGCCCATCCTCGGGGCTGGTCCCCCCGGGCAGCCCCACTGCCAGGCTGTAGAGCCCCTTCTGCATCAGCTGCCGGGTCTCCATGTCCCTGTTCTCGTATAGCATTGTGTTGGCGCAGATGAAGATGAAGAGCCCAATGCCCATGATGACAGGGCCGATCAGCTTCAGCTTCTCGCTGTGGGGCATGTGGCGCCCAGCCACCACCTCCCTCCTCATGTCCCCCACCACACTAGTGTTCCCCGCGCTGGCCCCGGTGCCCCCATGTCCCCGGTGAGGCCAGTAGCCCACCACGGCAATGGTCATGCCCACCAGGACCACTGAGATGCCCACCATGACAAAGGCCCCCGCGGGTGAGCGCATGCGGAGCTGCCCTTTCAGCGGGGGCTCCGTTGGGGGCTTGCGCCGCAGGCGGCGGCCCCGGTGCTGCGGGGGGACGGGGGGCACTGGCACCTTGGGCCCTCCGTGCTCCGGTTCCCGCATAGGCCCGTTGGATTCGGCACTCTCTGCAGTCATCGTCTCTGGCTCAGCCACAATTCCTGCACaatgggaggagaaaaaggTGAGCAGGCATCAttgggggtccctgtgcccaggctgctggagcacgggctccacagggacactgggagcaTGGGGATGCCAGGATCACAAGGACACCGAGCCCACAGGTTACACTAGGCAGAGACAAGCAGCTTTGCTCTGCCCAATTGCTCCCCTCTTTCCTCAAGTCACTTCTCTCTCCCCACTGAGGAGTGAAGGGCTGAGGCACCCCTTCCAACCATGCTcccaaagcccccaaactcaTCCCTCTAAACCCCTGAGCTGCGCAGGAAGCGAGGACAGTGgggaccctgctgtgccacacccagcacagagccatcGCTAGCATCGCAGCCAAAGGGACCTGTCCTAGGTCACCCCAGTCCTGCGATACCTGCAGAAGGTGCCACTCCCAGTCTGCCACAACAGCAGTGAGGGAAGGTGCTATTTATTCGTctgctggggaaactgaggcatgtGGAAACTCAAATGAAAGGTCTGACACAGCCACACCACCCAGAGCCCTGTAAGTGATGATCCAAGCAGGACCTAAAAACCTAAACCAACATCAAGCCACTCATTAGATGGCAGGACCCACCAATCAACAGAGAATTTAAGCTAAAAGAGGtgtttttcccaattttctgctGTCTCCTATTTCCTCTGACCTGCTCAGTGCATCCCCGGGATCCTACCCTCACACACACCAACATAAAACTCCACATCTAGGGATTTACAGTGCATGATATGTCATTTTATCCAGAACTTTATTTCCTAGATGAGCAAAAAGGTGTGGAAGCTGCTGCCCAACACAGCAGGTGACCAGCCTGGCAGGAAGcatcagctgggctggcaccatTGTGCTTGGGATAAGTGGAACCCTGGGAAGCTAAAACGGGCCTTGAACAAGTCCCAGAccaaaaacatctttaaaaaacTATAAATAAGCTCATGCTGACAGGAATCTGTGTCCTCACAGCGTGGTGCTGTGTGCCCAGCCAtggctggcagtggggctggggcaggatggggtgTCCGTGCATTCACCTGTgtctcctggcactgccagcatgGAAATGCTGCCCAGGCCATTCCCAAAGGAACATCCCAAAGGGGATGTGAGCAGGGGGAGCTACAGGGTGGCCCCCAGCCAAGGGATGCTGTGGGAGGCGGCTTGTCACCCCACTGCATCTTAAACTGTCAAgaaaagcatttggacaacacaATCATGGATATTCAGCAAATCAAATCCAGAAACTAAACCCAaggagagccctgcaggagaAGAGGGATGACCACTCCAATTTCACTCCCCTAGATCAATGAAGTACTGAGAGCCAGTGACCAGCAtccaaacagcagaaaaatactACTTTCTTTCCCAGTTAATCATCTTAAGGTGTTATTAGCATCAGAGGGAAAGAATTAAAAGATATGAGATCCAGGATGACAGCTTGTTCCTGGCACAAGGCTGTCAAGCTGTGACAATTCGAGTAAGGGagaattaaagggaaaaaaaaagtcccaaacAAACCAGACCAAACCCCAGGCCACTGCTGAGTGGGGTGTTAAggctttctgaaaaataaattgataaTCCCACATGGCAAAAGGAGAAACACAATAAACCCAAGGTAATGTTCATCCTGAAAAATGaggctttaaatattttggtatTAAAGGGAAACTACTGGACACTTGAACACATCCCAAAGACTGTGGGCTTTCTGCCTCCAAATGCCCTGATTAAGGTTATGTCTCAATTTTCTCTAATTGCCATCTTAGCTTCAAATTCTCTTAATTTTTATAGCAAACCCTTTAAATGCCTTGCTGGCTACTTAGAGATTAAGAAGAGAATAACCCTCTATATTGCAAGAGAAAGCTCTTGGACATTGACTGGAGGCAACATAATCCCCACAGCTCATGACCCCAAACTCTCACTGAACACACTCCTGTTTTATTCTGGAGCCTCAGCCATGCCTCTTTAACTCCAATTCCTCTAACCTCTCTAGCACCTCCCTCCCCATGTGGAATCAAGACCAGTTCCACAAGGACCAGGATCATCCCTGGTGTCCCACCCATGGGGACAGAGAGCCTCCCGTGGGGACAACAAGCTTTGCTGGGGTCCTGCCTGTGAGGACCATGAGCACTTCCCAAATCCTGCCTGTGAGGACCACACATCCCCTGGATCCTCTTCAGCACAATGCTTTGGGTCTAGGTGATGTTCACCTGGGCTGCACCAGGCTGCTCTTGCCACAGTTTTGCTCTGGATACAGTCTGGAATTCATCTCAGGCTGCTTGGGAAGGGGTACAGGAAGATGAGGGGTGCCCACCCACCCCACATTCACAGGGTCCAGACCACACTGAGGCTGAAACAATCCCCTTCCcacctcctctcctcttccctgggcacagggacagaggtgcTGGCAGGAAGGACAGGCAGATGCCACCAATCTGGTTGAAGGTGGGGAATCCCCTCTGTAGCCTTGGCCACTACTCCTGCCCAGAGTGCCTGTCCCTTATGTGCCCACTGCTCTGTTCTGAACTTGGAGCATTTCCCTGCTCATTGCTGGGGCTGGTTGTTCCCAGAGTTCaaaaccattatttttattaatagaaTCCCCAAGGTTATATAACccttttagaaaaaataaattaaaaaaatacgAAAGCCAGCGCTGCCATTCCCTCCTGCGCCCTGCAGCCGCCGACATTGCCGCGAATGGATGAATCCCACATTGGAGCAGCGGCGTCAGACACAGCCCGGAGCGCAGGaacggggctgggacagcccggACACACGCTGGGGACAGGTAGTGGCTCACTGCCTCCTCGGCATTCCTGGCTACCTCAGTGCAGCCCGGAGGCATTTGTGGCTCACCAGGATGAGCTCTGAGGTTTCCATTCCCGGTGGGAAGGAATGACAGTATGGAACTGTTAATGTCGTTCTGGAGCGGGatgagcactgctctgctgccaggttAAGCTCCCAATCCCCACAATAAGCCTGACattaaaataaacccaaatatttCTCTAATCCCTCCCGTCACGAAGGCACATTGCTGGCTCCACCCTCCCACCTCAATCCTCTCTGGCCGCCTTCGCAGATTGATTCTCCTAAAATTTGACACTAAATCCCAATGCATCTGACAGCGGCAGAGCTGAGTGGTGGTAAAGCAGAATTTGAGAAAGGTCCCTCCTGCAGGCAGATCCTCAAatcccctgggtgtccctgggatgCTCTGCCCCTACCATGACCACACTGCCAGCTTGAATTTCCAGCATCAAAAGCTATCAAAAAGCATAAATGGCCTCCAAATCTCCCtctggatgagggaagagaggcTGTAACAGTGTCTGGAAGTGCCACTCCAGTCCTGTGACACAGGAGGTGCCACCCAGCTCAGTGATGGGCTGGAGATGCAAAAATGCCATATGGAGAAGGGCCAagtgcaggcagctctgagggcCTTCTCCTCGCAGGTTTATCCCTCTTGCCAGTTATCCTTCCaggagctttttcttttccttggctCACACCTGGAAAGGGCTTTGCTGCAGGACAGCATCCACCACACAGAAGAGAATCCAGCATCTCCCTAGGGAGAGTGTTCCCATTGCTGCCATGCCCCATGCCAGGCTGCACTGCCCAACCGCAGAGCATCATCCCATTCAGCACCCAGGATCCCACCCTGGATGCAGGATCCTGTGGGTCCTGTGCAGGGCATCaccctgggagctggcacaggagcagccctggctgtaaTGAACACCCAAGAAATGcccaacaaacagaaaatacctctgttttctttttcttttcctaaagtACTATGACTTTAAAGATGCTCTCCTGATTTTGGGAATAAACTGGTTTTGCAATTCACTGCTAAATCAGCCAGCAAAACCTAGAGTGTGTCTAAAGGCTACAGTAATGGGTGAGACCCCAAACCAGCAAGCACAGCCCAGACTTCTCTGCCTCATCCAAGTCCTGCGGAGCCTATGACATCCAAACCCGTGGTGGCTGtgctccccaaatccctctccacAAAGAAAGGGGACCGAGGCAGACAAGACCTTCTGGGAATGAGGCTGAGTCAAGCTGCTGGATCCCCCCCGGCTCTCCCACCCACAGGGAAGGTATGGAGAATGGGAATGACAGTCTGCACTGAGATGTGTTGCTTAAAAATAACTCCTTTTCAGCCCAACTTCCAACGCCGCCCCCAGCACGGGGCAGGAGGCGACCACAGGAGCAGTACCCAGgcaccagctccttccccatcccacctcccATCCTGGCTGCGGGAGACTGAAGCCAAGGccagcaggggagcagcagcgaTGCCAGTGCACAGTGCATCCCTCATGCTGGATACTCAGGGTGGTCTGAGCCCTCATATCCCCACCTGTGCAGTGCCTCCTCCTTCCCTAGTTCTCTGAGTTCACTTCAAGTTCCCCTCCTTGGCTACACATAAAGGTCTCCAGAGAgagggaacaggaaaaaaaatctgccagaCATTTCTGGGGGTTTCCCAGCTGGAGCAAACCCTGTCACCATCCCAGCATccactggcagctcccagtCCAGAGCCTCCCCTGGGCTCATTCCCAAGGAATAAAACCTCCCTGTGTGAACCTGACACAAGTGTTCCAAATGCGGTGACAAAATCCgtggctccagctccagctttaGCTGGGGACACCCATTAATCAACCATAATTAATTAAGTTCCCTCATAGAAACTTTCACATGAACTCAGTAATGCTAATTACCACAGCATGGGAAGGATTATCCCCTTCCCAGCGGGAATCACCTTCTGGTCCTAGACTGGGAGTCTTGCTGGGGTTGTGACAGATTTTCAcctttgctgcagcacagaagatCCCAGGATTGACAACCCAAAGGTCAGAAGTGCCCCGTATTCccctttctgcagcacaaagaCCTCGGTTTTCCTAGGTGaaggatgggatggaggagggatTAACACAAAACCACCTCCACCAAGCACCTATCAACAGGGACATCATCCCCACACCTGGCCCGGGGTGTGGAGAAGCATCGTGCCAGCTCCCCATTATCAGGTCACATGTCCCAGACAGCAGTCAGGAGCCACCAAGGCCACTACTTTCCTTGGAATATGATCCAGGGAAAGATGGTGCTGGGGTGATTTGGGGACACATGGGTCTCTCCTTTTGCTTTCCACCCTGTGCTTGACCCCAGGCGAGAGGGTCCCGATGGGCAAATGGGACATGAGGAGTGAGAGCCATCAGTACCACCAGTAGCTCCAGCTCCATTCACCTTGAGTTCCCCAAACTCCTCCCTGCTCCTAAAAAATGGGGCCATGCTCTGAACGCCTCTCTAACCCTCAGGCAAAAGAAAGTGTGTGGAAACATCCCACTGATTACTAATTATCAGAGCTTGCCTTACCCAGATTTGCTCTGCTAATTAGACTAATCTCCATGGCTGGGAAATGAGCCGCAGTCACCCATGGTGAGGAGCTCAGGCAACTTGGATGTTGCTTAACTCTGACATGTCAGACCCCTGCAATGGGAGCAGGATTGTAACTCCTGGCTGCGTCTGACAGGCCATTGTTTAAGGAGACAATGAAAATCCACACATTTGGTGTTTCTCCCTCAAGCTGAAATCAGGACATCTGCATTGCCCAACTTTTTTGATAGGAACCAGAtgcaaataattaataaatCCAAATTCAAGATAATGCAGACATCTAAATTTAAATGGAGAGAGCTCTTTGCTCACttggaggagggggaggagtgAGGGGCTCGGGGGGACTTCCTGGGAGAATTCCTGCCTCTGGAAGTGGCGTGGGGTGGCAGGGTATCCAAGGATGCAGGCTGTGAGCAAGCACCTTGCAAATCCCCGCAggcaagagaaaaggaaggagagtaaaagaaaaatccatagGCTGAGATTTCCAGGGAATTAGGACCAAACTCTGAATCTGGcacctttgctgctgcttctttgaaAAATCCCTGCCAGCATGGAGGGAGGAGACGGGATGGAAGGATGGAGTCCAGaggctgcctccctgctcccaggcacgGCCCATGTTATCCAGGGGGGTACAGACACACAGATCCCAtctcctgctccacaggcccacATAACACCCGGCCTGCAAGCAATGAAGTTCCCAACTGTAAACCCAGCTGGTATCACTCTTAGCTTCGAGCTTTTTAACCCCTATCTCTCCTGCTCTTTACCCTGCAAAAGATATATCTTGCT
This portion of the Molothrus ater isolate BHLD 08-10-18 breed brown headed cowbird chromosome 24, BPBGC_Mater_1.1, whole genome shotgun sequence genome encodes:
- the TMEM200B gene encoding transmembrane protein 200B; protein product: MTAESAESNGPMREPEHGGPKVPVPPVPPQHRGRRLRRKPPTEPPLKGQLRMRSPAGAFVMVGISVVLVGMTIAVVGYWPHRGHGGTGASAGNTSVVGDMRREVVAGRHMPHSEKLKLIGPVIMGIGLFIFICANTMLYENRDMETRQLMQKGLYSLAVGLPGGTSPEDGHCQHGDSQPFPKANAECMEGCYQVDLSCQPCPSPGSKWSDCYGPNQLQAMAEFLQHPAASPATSLRSLRSTEVNLSLPRPRRTGAESLLSSAMGALTLPIIKLNNCLLDRAAQGTGERAERGPAEHPPKTSQLSRAPLSIGDSTAPCSQDGDGGGGHIVISMDDSCPGMEPLVELSPDVHLHTPGHSKSLDLGRPGVLLVAPIKDHKNRSWPRLDHVSLVGYAKLESTGESSDQLLEPSESPSQGQPLPSSWVVGMEQGTPV